A stretch of DNA from Thiothrix subterranea:
TGAATACCTCCACAAAATGGGCTTGCCGGAAGAAGACTTCAACTCTTACGCAACTCACCGTGGCGACCACCTGACGGCACAACGTGCTACTTTCGCCAACCCCAAGCTGATTAATGAAATGGCCGTGGTGGATGGTCAGGTCAAACAAGGTTCCCTCGCACGGGTTGAGCCAGAAGGTCAAGTCATGCGCATGTGGGAAGCGATCGAAACCTACATGGAACGCAAACAACCGCTGATAATTGTGGCGGGCGCGGACTACGGTCAAGGTTCAAGCCGTGACTGGGCTGCCAAGGGCGTGCGGTTGGCAGGTGTCGAAGCCATCGTGGCGGAAGGCTTCGAGCGCATCCACCGTACCAATCTGGTCGGTATGGGCGTGCTGCCGCTGGAGTTCAAGGCTGGCGAAACGCGCAAGACTTACGCCATCGACGGCACCGAAAGCTATGACGTGGAAGGTGAGATTTCCCCGCGTGCAACGCTAACCGTGGTAATGCATCGCAGAAACGGCGAAACCGTGCGGATTCCTGTCACGTGCCGTCTGGATACTGCTGCCGAAGTGCGCGTGTACAACGCGGGTGGTGTGTTGCAACGCTTTGCGCAGGACTTCCTCGAAGGAGCAGCAGCGTAGTGTCCCACGTCCCTCAAATCAAAATCCCCGCCACGTACATGCGTGGCGGCACATCGAAAGGTGTGTTTTTCAAGCTGACCGACTTGCCGGAAGCGGCGCAAGTCCCCGGCGCTGCACGGGATGCAATCCTATTGCGCGTGATCGGCAGTCCCGACCCTTACGGCAAGCAAACCGACGGCATGGGTGGCGCGACTTCCAGCACCAGCAAAACCGTGATTCTGGCGAAAAGCGAGCAACCCGACCACGACGTGGATTACCTGTTTGGGCAGGTTGCCATCGACAAGGCGTTCGTGGACTGGAGCGGCAACTGCGGCAACCTGACTGCTGCGGTTGGCTCTTTCGCCATCAATAACGGCTTGGTCGATGCCGAACGCTTACCGCAAAACGGCATTGCCGTGGTACGCATCTGGCAGAAAAACATCCAGAAAACCATTATCGCCAATGTGCCAATGACCAATGGCGAAGTGCAAGAAACCGGCGATTTCGAGCTGGATGGCGTGACCTTCCCGGCGGCAGAAGTGCAGGTGGAATTCATCAGCCCGGTGGATGCCACTGACGCGATGTTCCCCACTGGCAATCTGGTGGATGAGCTAGAAGTACCGGGTGTGGGTACGTTCCAAGCCACCATGATCAATGCCGGAATCCCCACCGTGTTTTTGAATGCGGCAGATATTGGTTACACCGGCTGTGAATTGCAAGACGCTATCAACGGCGATGCCAAAGCGCTGGCGATGTTTGAAACCATCCGTGCTTACGGTGCGGTGAAAATGGGTTTGATTACGGATGTCGCGGAAGCGGCAGGTCGTCAGCACACGCCTAAAGTCGCGTTTGTTGGCAAGCCCGAAGCTTACGTGTCATCCAGCGGCAAACAGATTAATGCGACCGACATTGATTTGAACGTTCGCGCTTTGTCGATGGGCAAATTGCACCACGCGATGATGGGTACGGCGGCGGTAGCAATTGGTACAGCCGCTGCGATTCCCGGCACCTTGGTCAACCTCGCCGCTGGCGGTGGTGATCGCAGTGTCGTGACCTTCGGACACCCTTCCGGTACGTTGAAAGTGGGTGCGGCTGCTAGCGCAACCAACGGCGATTGGAAAGTAGAAAAAGTCGTGATGAGCCGCAGTGCGCGGGTGTTGATGGAAGGCTGGGTACGCATTCCCGGTGATTGCTTCTAGTTGGCTTCGACTTCGCTCAGCCAACGGGGACATACGTTCCCTGAGCGAAGTCGAAGGGAATATTTTTGAGGAGGAGATTACAATGAGTTACCAAGCAGAATACGACCGCTCGATGAACGACCCAGAAGGTTTCTGGAAAGAAAAGTCTGAAGCCCTGAAGTGGTTCAAAGCCCCTGAGAAAATCCTGTCGCAAGACGAACACGGCATTTTCCATTGGTTTGCCGATGGTGAAATGAATACCGCGTACATGGCGCTGGATTACCACGTTGAAAACG
This window harbors:
- the prpF gene encoding 2-methylaconitate cis-trans isomerase PrpF gives rise to the protein MSHVPQIKIPATYMRGGTSKGVFFKLTDLPEAAQVPGAARDAILLRVIGSPDPYGKQTDGMGGATSSTSKTVILAKSEQPDHDVDYLFGQVAIDKAFVDWSGNCGNLTAAVGSFAINNGLVDAERLPQNGIAVVRIWQKNIQKTIIANVPMTNGEVQETGDFELDGVTFPAAEVQVEFISPVDATDAMFPTGNLVDELEVPGVGTFQATMINAGIPTVFLNAADIGYTGCELQDAINGDAKALAMFETIRAYGAVKMGLITDVAEAAGRQHTPKVAFVGKPEAYVSSSGKQINATDIDLNVRALSMGKLHHAMMGTAAVAIGTAAAIPGTLVNLAAGGGDRSVVTFGHPSGTLKVGAAASATNGDWKVEKVVMSRSARVLMEGWVRIPGDCF